In one window of Nitrospirota bacterium DNA:
- a CDS encoding roadblock/LC7 domain-containing protein: protein MLGTDLVMYEEEFKQIEAELQRLLAQSNAKVVFLVDKNGQLIAATGETEDLDTTSLASLTAGNIAATGGMAKLLGEKEFSILFHEGQRDNIHISIIGQRVILVVIFDQRSSLGLVRLRVKKSAETLGHIFDQLLQKVETEKGSGKGGDSPFAEITDEDIDKLFG, encoded by the coding sequence ATGCTGGGTACCGACTTGGTGATGTACGAAGAAGAGTTCAAGCAGATCGAAGCCGAACTGCAGCGTCTTCTTGCCCAGTCCAACGCCAAGGTGGTGTTCCTCGTGGACAAGAACGGCCAGCTCATCGCCGCCACGGGAGAGACGGAGGACCTGGACACCACGTCGCTCGCGTCGCTCACCGCGGGAAACATCGCGGCAACCGGCGGCATGGCCAAGCTCCTCGGCGAAAAAGAGTTCTCCATCCTGTTCCACGAAGGGCAGCGCGACAACATCCACATCTCGATCATCGGCCAGCGTGTCATCCTCGTCGTGATCTTCGATCAGCGTTCGTCGCTCGGCCTCGTGCGGCTGCGCGTCAAGAAGAGCGCTGAAACGCTCGGTCACATCTTCGACCAGCTCCTGCAGAAAGTGGAAACGGAAAAGGGTTCGGGCAAAGGCGGCGATTCTCCCTTTGCCGAGATAACTGACGAAGACATCGACAAACTCTTCGGTTAA
- a CDS encoding GTPase domain-containing protein gives MSFINYSSREINCKIVFYGPGLCGKTTNLQWIYKKTNPDSKGKMISLATETERTLFFDFLPLALGEIRGFKTRFHLYTVPGQVFYDASRKLILKGVDGVVFVADSQIERMEANIESVENLRINLAEQGYDLDKIPYVVQYNKRDLPNVVPAEEMRRALNPRGVPDFDACATDGTGVFDTLKAIAKLVILELKRGQEGG, from the coding sequence ATGTCCTTTATCAACTATTCGTCGCGAGAGATCAACTGCAAGATCGTTTTCTACGGACCGGGCCTGTGCGGGAAGACGACCAACCTGCAGTGGATCTACAAGAAGACCAACCCCGACAGCAAAGGCAAGATGATCTCCCTCGCCACGGAGACGGAGCGGACCCTCTTCTTCGACTTTCTCCCGCTGGCCCTGGGCGAGATCCGCGGGTTCAAGACGCGCTTTCACCTCTACACCGTTCCCGGCCAGGTCTTCTATGACGCCAGCCGCAAGCTCATCCTGAAGGGCGTCGACGGCGTGGTCTTCGTCGCCGATTCCCAGATCGAGCGCATGGAGGCCAACATCGAAAGCGTCGAGAACCTGCGCATCAACCTTGCCGAGCAGGGCTACGATCTCGACAAGATCCCCTACGTCGTCCAGTACAACAAGCGCGACCTGCCGAACGTGGTGCCTGCGGAGGAGATGCGGCGGGCCTTGAATCCGCGCGGCGTCCCGGACTTCGATGCCTGCGCAACGGACGGAACGGGCGTTTTCGACACCTTGAAGGCAATCGCCAAGCTTGTGATCCTCGAGCTCAAGAGGGGCCAGGAGGGCGGATAG